In Longimicrobiales bacterium, a genomic segment contains:
- a CDS encoding Na/Pi cotransporter family protein → MTAVLATALPIVMAVIGGLGIFMLGMKYMSEGMQAVAGNSLRRLISLVTDNRVLAVGAGTLVTMLVQSSSVTTVIVVGLVNAGLMQLHQAIGVIVGANIGTTITGWILVLNIGDYGLPLLGVGALVYLFTRKDRPRFIAMAVMGLGMIFFGLELMKDGFAPLAENQAFIDAFAWFRADSYFGVLRAVLVGCILTLIVQSSSATLGITIGLASTGVIPFTTAAALVLGENIGTTITAVLASLGANTEAKRAAYGHVLFNVFGVLWITAIFQWYIRIVSGLIESIHGLNPMLVSLDTTAPLVFATVVTAGIALTHTGFNVLNTLLFLPFLPRYSRLLERIVPEPEHREVTRLLHLDARGVDSPVLGVEQSRGEVVQMAQGPLRMMDWVRTIAFEDPQNEELIQKAFHREEILDNVQREIVQFLTEVLDANVPYSVAEEGRQQFRIAHEYESISDRLASVLKNFLRLRDMNIPLPDGPREELLALHDDVASYLRRVSEAYAERTTIPDADARAANDAIANRVRALREEHLQRMTEGYVDANLSLVFTTLLTEYRRIRAHTTNIHQAATGKKTLELV, encoded by the coding sequence GTGACTGCAGTTCTCGCCACCGCCCTTCCCATCGTCATGGCAGTGATCGGCGGCCTGGGCATCTTCATGCTCGGCATGAAGTACATGTCGGAGGGAATGCAGGCCGTGGCCGGCAATTCCCTGCGCCGGCTGATCAGCCTGGTCACCGACAACCGCGTGCTCGCGGTCGGCGCCGGTACGCTGGTTACGATGCTGGTCCAGTCCTCGTCCGTGACGACCGTGATCGTCGTCGGGCTGGTCAACGCGGGGCTGATGCAGCTCCACCAGGCGATCGGCGTGATCGTCGGCGCGAACATCGGCACGACGATCACCGGCTGGATCCTGGTGCTGAACATCGGCGACTACGGCCTGCCCCTGCTCGGCGTCGGTGCGCTGGTCTACCTGTTCACGCGCAAGGACCGGCCGCGCTTCATCGCCATGGCCGTGATGGGGCTGGGCATGATCTTCTTCGGCCTCGAGCTGATGAAGGACGGCTTTGCCCCCCTGGCCGAGAACCAGGCGTTCATCGACGCCTTCGCCTGGTTCCGGGCCGACAGCTACTTCGGGGTGCTGCGCGCGGTCCTGGTCGGCTGCATCCTGACCCTGATCGTACAGAGCAGCTCGGCGACGCTGGGCATCACGATCGGGCTCGCCTCCACCGGCGTCATCCCGTTCACGACGGCCGCCGCACTGGTGCTCGGCGAGAACATCGGCACCACGATCACGGCCGTGCTCGCGTCGCTGGGCGCAAACACCGAGGCGAAGCGCGCAGCATACGGTCACGTGCTCTTCAACGTGTTCGGCGTACTCTGGATCACGGCCATCTTCCAGTGGTACATCCGCATCGTCTCCGGGCTGATCGAGTCGATCCACGGCCTGAACCCGATGCTGGTCTCGCTCGATACGACCGCGCCGCTGGTCTTTGCCACGGTGGTAACGGCCGGCATCGCCCTGACGCATACGGGCTTCAACGTACTGAACACCCTGCTGTTCCTGCCCTTCCTGCCCCGCTACTCCCGGCTGCTCGAGCGGATCGTGCCGGAGCCGGAGCATCGCGAAGTCACGCGCCTGCTGCACCTGGATGCGCGCGGCGTGGACTCACCCGTGCTGGGTGTCGAGCAGAGTCGCGGCGAGGTCGTGCAGATGGCGCAGGGCCCGCTCCGGATGATGGACTGGGTACGGACCATCGCGTTCGAGGACCCGCAGAACGAGGAGCTGATCCAGAAGGCATTCCACCGCGAGGAGATCCTCGACAACGTGCAGCGCGAGATCGTGCAGTTCCTGACGGAAGTGCTGGACGCCAACGTCCCGTACTCCGTGGCGGAGGAGGGACGGCAGCAGTTCCGCATCGCACACGAGTACGAGTCGATCAGCGACCGGCTGGCGAGCGTCCTGAAGAATTTCCTCCGGCTGCGGGACATGAACATCCCGCTGCCGGACGGCCCGCGCGAGGAGCTGCTGGCGCTGCACGACGACGTCGCATCCTACCTGCGGCGCGTGAGCGAGGCCTATGCCGAGCGGACCACGATTCCCGACGCCGATGCGCGCGCTGCCAACGACGCGATCGCCAACCGCGTGCGTGCGCTGCGCGAGGAGCACCTGCAGCGCATGACCGAAGGGTACGTGGACGCCAACCTGAGCCTGGTGTTCACGACGCTGTTGACGGAGTACCGTCGCATCCGCGCGCACACGACCAACATCCACCAGGCCGCGACAGGGAAGAAAACGCTGGAGCTGGTCTAG